A genome region from Alphaproteobacteria bacterium includes the following:
- a CDS encoding response regulator transcription factor, giving the protein MANKARIVIVEDEREISRFLEAALIAQDYNVDTVSSGRDALKLSAAQPPDTVILDLGLPDIDGKEVIRKLREWSRVPIIVLSARDQEQEKVEALELGADDYLTKPFGTQELLARIKVALRHASRREQPAEQTYTYKELTIDLARRKTLMRGAEIHFTPTEYDLLSLLARKSGQVVTHAEMLREVWGRNAEENDHYLRIYIQRLRQKLSDDPLQPEYIFTEPGIGYRLSESK; this is encoded by the coding sequence ATGGCTAACAAAGCGCGTATAGTGATTGTGGAGGACGAGCGCGAAATCAGCCGTTTTCTGGAAGCGGCGCTAATAGCGCAGGATTACAATGTGGATACAGTAAGTTCCGGCCGGGACGCATTAAAGCTGAGCGCCGCGCAGCCGCCCGATACGGTCATCCTTGATTTGGGCTTGCCGGATATAGACGGCAAGGAAGTGATACGCAAATTGCGCGAATGGAGCCGTGTTCCCATCATCGTACTGTCTGCACGCGATCAGGAGCAAGAAAAGGTCGAGGCTTTGGAATTGGGGGCAGACGATTACCTGACCAAGCCATTCGGCACGCAGGAATTGCTGGCGCGTATCAAGGTAGCGTTACGCCATGCCAGCCGGCGCGAGCAGCCCGCCGAACAGACTTACACCTACAAAGAGTTGACGATTGACCTTGCCCGCAGGAAAACGCTTATGCGGGGCGCGGAAATACATTTTACCCCGACGGAATACGACTTGCTTTCCCTTCTGGCGCGGAAGTCCGGTCAGGTCGTCACCCATGCCGAAATGTTGAGAGAAGTATGGGGAAGAAATGCAGAGGAAAATGATCATTATTTGCGTATCTACATCCAGCGGCTGCGCCAAAAACTGTCCGATGATCCGTTGCAGCCGGAATATATCTTCACCGAGCCGGGTATCGGTTACCGTCTGAGCGAGAGCAAATAA
- a CDS encoding alpha/beta hydrolase encodes MSKLRAAIVSIALLALAGCSGAQILNATIPRGGYTIHKDIAYGTEPLQKLDIYVPEKKNGCTVLFFYGGSWQTGSKDMYLFAGQAFASLGCVTAVADYRRYPAVSFPVFVEDSARAAVWVHNHIAAYGGDAGKLFLAGHSAGAYNAMMLAANTKFLRAAGGTAAWIKGVIGIAGPYDFLPMSDPKIIALFSTAKDTETQPVTFVHKGMPPVFLATGDKDADVLPRNSIRLKAKLEKTGNKIELHTYPGIDHVGIITSLAPLFRTRTTLLQDIGTFIRSRQGKAD; translated from the coding sequence ATGAGCAAGCTTCGGGCCGCAATTGTTTCGATCGCCCTGCTGGCGCTGGCCGGCTGTTCGGGCGCGCAAATATTGAACGCCACAATCCCGCGCGGCGGATACACCATCCACAAGGATATCGCCTACGGCACGGAGCCGCTGCAAAAACTCGACATTTACGTGCCGGAGAAAAAGAACGGCTGCACCGTGCTGTTCTTCTACGGCGGCAGCTGGCAGACAGGAAGCAAGGATATGTACCTGTTCGCGGGGCAGGCCTTCGCGTCGCTGGGCTGCGTGACGGCGGTGGCCGATTACCGCCGCTACCCCGCCGTGTCGTTCCCCGTGTTCGTCGAGGACAGCGCGCGGGCGGCTGTCTGGGTGCATAACCACATCGCCGCATACGGCGGGGATGCCGGGAAGCTGTTCCTTGCCGGCCATTCGGCGGGGGCGTATAACGCCATGATGCTGGCAGCGAACACCAAATTCCTGCGCGCGGCGGGCGGCACGGCCGCATGGATCAAGGGCGTGATCGGCATCGCGGGGCCGTATGATTTCCTGCCGATGTCGGATCCGAAAATCATCGCCCTGTTCAGCACGGCAAAAGACACCGAGACCCAGCCGGTAACCTTCGTGCACAAGGGCATGCCGCCCGTGTTCCTGGCAACCGGCGACAAGGACGCCGATGTGCTGCCGCGCAATTCCATCCGCCTAAAGGCGAAGCTGGAAAAAACCGGCAACAAGATCGAATTGCACACATACCCCGGCATCGACCATGTCGGCATCATCACAAGCCTGGCGCCGCTGTTCCGCACGCGCACGACGCTGCTGCAGGATATCGGCACGTTTATCCGCAGCCGGCAGGGCAAAGCGGACTGA
- a CDS encoding potassium transporter Kup has translation MQTMQHSETGESAPSAEYQSKLWKLTVGAVGVVYGDIGTSPIYTLRESLKPVIEGTAVAQADVLGILSLIIWSLILIPTIKYITILLRVDNHGEGGTLALMALARSVTYRNTTIFLFFGMLGAALFYGDAILTPALSVLSALEGLEVVTPAFTPYVIPATLAIIIALFLFQKHGTDKVSTFFGPICVIWFSVLAVTGVLHIQEEPAILLSFNPLYAMTFIVHHGHIAFIALGTVFLAVTGAEALYADLGHFGKKPIRMAWLWFVLPCLALNYLGQGAMVLHDPTTLDNPFFKLVPPEWTIPLVIITTLATIIASQAVITGAYSLTKQAVNLGLLPRMEIRHTSAIHTGQIYVPQVNWILMVGVILLVVMFKSSGAMAAAYGISITGTMVLTAIMVFFIIWNVWGWPVWKAAALMVPFLIIDCVFLGSNMMKIAEGGWVTLAVAAVMVLLMATWIKGSFILNSRARKREIPLERFIRDYKILYPKVNKAHGTAVFFATDPTRTPTSLLQNIRHNRVIHEKNIILNVKIEPLPYIAEEGRAVITHLNDEFCVVLLRFGFQEYPDVQEQLIKLNNTPGSGIKIDWEEISLFLSRRVLKANPHYGLPAWQDIIYIWMSKHAAEPTDFYKLPVGRVIEIGKQALI, from the coding sequence ATGCAAACAATGCAACACAGCGAAACGGGAGAATCTGCGCCTTCCGCAGAATATCAGTCTAAATTGTGGAAGCTCACGGTGGGTGCCGTAGGCGTTGTTTATGGCGACATCGGCACCAGCCCGATTTACACCTTGCGGGAATCATTAAAGCCCGTGATCGAGGGTACGGCTGTGGCTCAGGCGGATGTTTTAGGCATTCTGTCCTTGATCATCTGGTCACTTATCCTTATCCCCACCATAAAGTACATTACGATCCTGTTACGCGTGGATAATCATGGCGAGGGCGGGACGCTTGCATTAATGGCATTGGCGCGCAGCGTCACCTACCGAAACACGACGATATTCCTTTTCTTCGGCATGCTCGGCGCGGCGTTGTTCTATGGCGACGCGATACTGACGCCTGCATTGTCGGTATTATCAGCCTTGGAAGGGTTGGAGGTTGTGACGCCTGCTTTCACGCCGTATGTTATACCTGCGACACTCGCGATTATTATCGCGCTCTTCCTCTTCCAGAAGCATGGTACCGACAAAGTCTCCACGTTTTTCGGTCCGATTTGTGTTATCTGGTTCTCGGTGCTTGCTGTGACCGGAGTCCTGCATATTCAGGAGGAGCCAGCCATACTGCTCTCCTTTAACCCGCTCTATGCCATGACCTTCATTGTTCATCATGGCCACATCGCTTTTATTGCCCTGGGAACAGTCTTTCTTGCTGTCACGGGGGCCGAGGCGCTGTATGCCGATCTGGGTCACTTCGGCAAAAAGCCTATCCGCATGGCCTGGCTGTGGTTTGTCCTTCCCTGCCTTGCGCTAAACTATCTTGGACAGGGCGCGATGGTTCTTCACGACCCGACAACGCTGGACAACCCCTTTTTCAAGCTCGTGCCTCCGGAATGGACAATCCCGCTTGTCATCATCACAACGCTGGCGACGATCATCGCCAGCCAAGCCGTCATCACCGGCGCATATTCACTTACCAAGCAGGCTGTAAACCTTGGTCTTTTGCCAAGAATGGAAATTCGTCACACATCTGCAATACATACGGGACAGATTTATGTGCCGCAGGTGAACTGGATTCTGATGGTCGGAGTCATTCTGCTGGTCGTGATGTTCAAGTCTTCGGGCGCGATGGCTGCTGCCTACGGCATCAGCATCACGGGCACGATGGTTTTAACAGCCATCATGGTGTTTTTCATCATCTGGAATGTGTGGGGCTGGCCTGTATGGAAGGCGGCTGCGCTGATGGTGCCATTCCTGATTATCGATTGCGTCTTTCTGGGTTCTAACATGATGAAGATTGCAGAAGGCGGCTGGGTCACGCTTGCCGTCGCGGCGGTCATGGTGCTGTTGATGGCCACCTGGATAAAAGGAAGCTTCATCCTGAACAGCCGCGCCCGAAAACGGGAAATCCCGCTGGAGCGTTTCATCCGGGACTATAAAATACTGTACCCGAAAGTGAACAAGGCGCATGGCACTGCGGTTTTCTTCGCAACCGATCCGACGCGCACCCCCACGTCTCTATTGCAAAATATTCGCCATAACAGGGTTATCCACGAGAAAAACATTATCCTCAATGTCAAAATCGAACCCCTGCCTTATATTGCCGAGGAAGGGCGTGCTGTGATTACCCATCTCAACGACGAGTTCTGCGTTGTTCTGTTGCGCTTCGGTTTTCAGGAATATCCCGATGTGCAGGAACAGCTTATCAAGCTGAACAATACACCCGGCAGCGGAATCAAAATCGATTGGGAAGAGATATCCCTGTTTCTGTCGCGCCGCGTTCTGAAGGCCAATCCCCATTACGGATTGCCCGCCTGGCAGGATATTATCTATATCTGGATGAGCAAGCATGCGGCTGAACCTACCGACTTTTATAAACTTCCCGTAGGCCGAGTCATCGAGATTGGCAAGCAAGCGTTAATATGA
- a CDS encoding DUF4118 domain-containing protein yields the protein MTTRKRNAPIRYFLAAALVACLTILSYSLRPLISETDIIMVFLVGAVVSAVWTGRGPAILYSFLSVSAFNFFFIEPRFEFNVYNSSYWLTFTVMFFASAVISTLAARLKDQVYLAERREREARILYELLKDLSAARAKDEMALSLLRHVKGVLQSKVCIRSPETVFGDQLSQISLALPIKGYGTLEVESGHALPEDQRRVLETCVALFVSVMEGAAKAQQAEQAKIQAETEKTRSILLSSVSHDLRSPLAAISGSAETLLQKYSGEPLLSSIRLEAGRLARIVSNLLDITRMETGNIKLNMMAYDPSEIIGSAVAACRETLKQHTLTLQVEKRLPFVRMDGLLLSQLMQNLLENAARHTPAGSVIDFKAYMREGSFCFVVSDNGPGIPAGSETNIFNKFVSLSPEGKSRGAGLGLAICQSIVAAHQGRILAQNKPEGGARFVVELPPSLTLPEAREAANG from the coding sequence GTGACCACCAGGAAACGAAACGCGCCAATCAGATATTTTCTTGCAGCGGCTTTGGTCGCTTGCCTGACCATTCTCAGTTACAGCCTGCGCCCGCTTATATCTGAAACCGATATCATCATGGTTTTTCTGGTCGGTGCGGTGGTGTCCGCTGTATGGACTGGCCGTGGACCGGCCATACTTTATTCTTTCCTGAGCGTCAGCGCATTTAACTTTTTCTTTATCGAGCCGCGCTTCGAGTTCAATGTCTATAATTCATCCTACTGGCTGACATTTACGGTGATGTTCTTTGCCAGCGCTGTCATTTCCACTCTGGCGGCAAGACTGAAAGATCAGGTCTATCTGGCGGAGCGCCGCGAGCGCGAGGCGCGAATACTCTATGAACTGCTGAAAGACCTCAGTGCCGCGAGAGCAAAAGATGAAATGGCTCTCTCCCTTTTGCGCCATGTGAAGGGTGTGCTGCAATCGAAAGTCTGCATACGGTCTCCGGAAACAGTTTTCGGTGACCAGTTGTCGCAAATATCCCTGGCCTTGCCGATCAAGGGCTATGGCACACTTGAAGTTGAAAGCGGGCATGCTTTGCCGGAGGACCAGCGGCGTGTGCTGGAAACTTGTGTCGCGCTATTTGTTTCGGTCATGGAGGGCGCGGCTAAGGCACAGCAGGCCGAGCAAGCCAAGATTCAGGCGGAGACGGAGAAAACGCGCAGTATTCTCCTTAGTTCGGTTTCGCATGATTTGCGGAGCCCCTTGGCGGCGATTTCAGGTTCTGCGGAAACCCTGTTGCAGAAGTATTCCGGCGAGCCGCTATTATCCTCTATTCGCCTCGAGGCCGGAAGGCTGGCGAGGATTGTCAGCAATCTTCTTGATATCACCCGGATGGAAACAGGGAATATCAAACTAAATATGATGGCCTACGACCCTTCCGAGATTATCGGCAGCGCGGTTGCCGCCTGCCGAGAGACGCTGAAGCAGCATACGCTGACTTTACAGGTCGAGAAGAGGTTGCCGTTTGTTCGCATGGACGGCCTGCTGCTGAGTCAGCTTATGCAGAACCTGCTGGAAAACGCCGCGCGGCACACACCCGCCGGAAGCGTTATAGATTTTAAGGCTTATATGCGTGAGGGCAGTTTCTGTTTTGTCGTATCCGACAACGGGCCGGGTATTCCCGCTGGCAGCGAGACGAACATATTTAACAAATTCGTCAGCCTTTCGCCTGAGGGAAAATCCAGGGGTGCAGGTTTGGGGCTGGCGATATGCCAGTCCATCGTTGCTGCGCATCAAGGCAGGATTTTAGCGCAAAATAAACCAGAAGGCGGGGCAAGATTTGTGGTCGAGTTGCCGCCCTCACTTACTTTGCCGGAAGCGCGGGAGGCCGCCAATGGCTAA